The following is a genomic window from Plectropomus leopardus isolate mb chromosome 3, YSFRI_Pleo_2.0, whole genome shotgun sequence.
ttttaatttttggtcaaTGCTgctttttatataaatgtatattatttatatacacacacacttatttttcTCCACATTCTTGTTTACTTAGTAATCCTGTCTATTCTTTACCTTTACTTGTCCAgctttgttgtccttgttttagccgttatgtctttttctgtgtgaagACATGAGAGCAATAAAAAGTGCACGAGAGTTAAAATACTTGTTGGTGTAAGTTACACATGATTCTGATTTTAATAAGCTGATCACTTAGCATGCAGCAATATGAGCTGCAATGAGCTAATCAGTCTTTAAAACATACTGTAAAACACATTAGATATGTTTTATCACCAagacaaaccaaataaaaaggaaattaagcGACATTAAAATTACACCACGCTGATGCAATAATAACTGGCTTCAACTTGtcagcctgctgtgtgtgttcctggttagcagctgcagagatgaaaacacaacaccGGGCCTTCACACTCAACACACCGCCTGTCACGGCTCGGCTCGGCCCCACAGCTCCGCTCCGACCACACACCGACACCcgcacaccaaacacacaccgCACCGCACACACAGGTCAACATGTATCTGCCCAAACCTGATCAGATATCCGCACAGGCATGCGGTGGCGAAAGATGGAGGTTATGAGGAAGAGATTACGTCACGCACCATACGGGGTTTTCTTCTTCTACGTTTCCGATCAGCTGGAGGGGTTTGAGCTTCGTGCTGCCGCTTACAGGACAGTTTGTAGACTACAACAACACATACTTAAtatgataagataagataagataagataatcctttattagtcccacagtggggaaatttccaacattgcagcagcaaagggatagcaaaatagcaagataactgtgcaaaataaactatattaataaataaataagtacaaaaacgtgcaggatgaagatgaaggaaataagcacagaggacgacataaacaaacaatatatacagtatttacaacgccgagaaactcaacagttaaacAAAGAATGTTCACAGTTGCatgggtgaaagtgaaactgcaATGTGgtattaaatgataaataaatatgagcTCCACTGAAGACTTAAAACGTGTCTCTGTAGTAtatttctacaattctacaatttcatttagcagacgcttttatccaaagcgacgtacaacacaagcaagaatttagacttaaggaaaaaaaacccttagtaagtgcaaaaagtgcttcaggtgtgattggtcacaggtattgccctctagtggcagaagaagtgccgcacagcccccccccccccccccccccccccccttttttttttatttatttatttatttttttaaaccaaataaccagtagcgatctcagcatctgagattcaacaatctcagtatcactacttacaatgacagtcaacatacaacatttgtatcttctattttatctgtttttgttttttttttttttccagccaacccaccagaacaaattcctcctattgtgttaactatacctggcaataaatcttttttctgattctgattctgatacaactttgtcagtgctagataatcattaggtgctgggttttggaccatctgacttactttaccccaaagggcaaagaggagaagagtcaggttaagtgcctaggtgttctcggaacaattgagttttcaattgtctcttaaaggtagaaagggactcagcaggaCGCACaggtttattttataaaacGGTTTGATCTTGAGGTCTACATTACTGTAGATTGTAGTGTAACGGGCTGCTCTGGAAACCTGTTTTCTGTCCCTTTGGAGTTGCCGTACAGCAGGAAAAAAGTAGCGGGGGAACGTCACTCCTGCTTGGGGCAGTTATaccatcccttttttttttttattgttttattagttaGTTATTCAGCTAGGCGAACCCAGGACGCTCGGCTACATTGGTGGTAGCTATGCTCTTCAATAAGCCGCCGTGAGAGCTTTTCTGTGGACTTGTGTATAAGTTACcgcattgttgtttttagcttagctgcttcagtatagctagctggctaacccACGCATGGTGCTTCAGAGACTGTGCTCAGCTACGTTAGGAAGATGTGGCGCGGAAACGAGGAGCCTTTTAAAACCGGCATGGGGATATTTGAGAGTCGCTCGCCCGGCAGGGACTCTGAGGCTGACCTGTCCTCTCCCTTCCCTGGCAGCAGGAGCCAGAGTTTCCTCAGCCGTGTGAGGCAGCTGGAGGCGGCGGATACTGCAGCTCAGAGCCGGTAAGATTTCTTCCTACTCGCCTCGTCAACTCAAGAGAAACTTACAGTGTACAACAGGCTGTTACAGTTGGTCAGCAGTAACATGTAGATCAAGCTAACACAAAGCAGCAAGCCAggaaaaagtttgttttgctaggcaacagctgtcactttCAGGTTGCGGAACTATTTTTGCCTGcggagcaaagaaaaaaaaatcattatataaacaaaaacatcataatctGTTGTCGCTTATTGCTGTTGAGTAGGGCACtagaataaacaataaacttAAAGGGCTCTGATGTTAACTAATGAATGACACTTGTGGAattgttttatgatgttttgtactgtatatcatcatgGCTGTAATTCAGGCGCAAGGTCGCAGGCACacagtacaacagcactccctctcgtatgtgtatatatatatatatatatatatatataatggatatatatatatatatatatatatatatatatatatatatacacgctATAAAAAGTAGTAATAGTATGCcgcttcacaaaaaaaatcaaatagtaTGGAAAGCCTCAAAGAATCTTCTTAAACCACTCTTGCAGCAGTTAATTCCTCAATAAGTAAAACAGCAGTCTTATGTGGAGCCAGAATTGTGtctctgaaaaaatatttttcagtgtttgattaTATTCAATAACCTgctggaaaaataattttataagcTATGAGGTACTAGAAGTAGGGTTTCTGTGATAAAACTCATcgtaaatgataaaataataatttctaagaataatttattacagtaatataataatgatgGATTTTTATGAGGGAGACTACAATTATTGCTTTATAATTTGTCTATCATAGGTGTAGATTTATACACATTAATAGAAGCTGAGCTCAAGACATTTCCACCATTATCTCATGCAGATAAACTTACCAGAttgcatttaattaaatgtttgactCTCTTGGGGAAAATCCTATTGagtttaaaattttgtaatCACTGTACTGTAACTGAGGGATGCTTCTCAAGTATGTGGAAGCAGTCTTTCATCTacaactgaaattaaattatattccCAAAGCAGCAATTGGAGCTGTAATCTCTCAGATCAGTTGGCAAATTAATAACCTTATAATAATTGATTGAGGTTAAGGCCAGACACCCATATTTTTGACCGTTTTGCTTATATAACGTGTTTTCTTTCAGACTAGTGGAAAGTGTTCTGGAAAAGtatgcaaaaatgcatattttattagatagttgctcatttgcatatttaaacataaaatttcagaaaacttgtaataCTTTAATAATTGTCTCTATGTAAGTAATCAACTGGGgaagtttcatggtgatatctacatattaaaaaattacCCTCCTGACCTGATGTGCCTCCTCTTAgttataattactataattgaTTGACATTAAATAactataattaattataattgaacaatgacatattttaattaacCCAGAGCTACAGTTCAGACTCCACAGAGGCAGAGAcggactttttcttttaaaatgtttttggtggaGAATAACTTCCTCCTCACACACATTACCCCGAccatcataaaacatttttataagcATTCAGTTTCCTctgtaataattttttatttgttttttcattttgcctttattacaCAGTTCAGCCTGAAGAAACTGAAACGATttcatgagagagagagagatgatatGCTACTAAAGCACTTGTGCAGGACATCATATTTACAGTAATGTACATATTACCTTTAATACAAGCAGACTAATGCCCAATTGACGGGCCCTGCTCTGTCTGATTTCATCTGTCGCAGTTGTATGACAATGCGTGGAAACAATATTGCATGACCATCTGTAAAGAAATGCAGTAGTCATGATGAATCAACAATGAAACAGCAGTTGACAGTAATAAACACATAACTTTCATACTAATAAGAAGATGACCAGACTGTGGTGATTCTACATTATCTTTATGCTACAAATATCTAAACAGCatcattatatttaaatatatccATATATTGAACTCAGTTTCATTAcgttattttgtaaatttgctgcagatatatatatttttttgcaataactaTATACTCACATTATATTCCAGAGATTTCATATCATTTTGCCATTCATGGTGAGGCCAAAACCCAGAGCTTTGCTGTGGTTTAACCAGGGTTACAGCCAGTAACAGCAATATTGAAGTAAGACAAAGAGTatcaaatgcacatgctggacCTGCCAAATGGAGTCAGTATTAAGAATCAAGATGgtcacttttcctttttaaagattattttatttggcagttttgcctttattggataggacagaacaatagtgtgaaagggacagagaaagaggggatgacatgcagcaaagggccacaagcgGGACTCAAACTCGCGGCCGCTGCGGCAGGGACACGTCCCAATGGTCACTTTTCCAATAGAACAACTGAACCAGACAGTGACTATAATATTTTCTCATCACTGTCagcattttagatttttttccgaGTAACTGACGCGTAATACAGAGCTGAAAGTTGAGACCTCATactcaaaggtccagtgtgtaggattttatgggaatatattggcagaaattgaatataagataataagtatgttttctttagtgttgaATCAGCTTGAAATAAGAATTGTTGCATTtgtgttaccttagaatgagcccttTATGTCTACGTAGGGATCGAGTCCTCGTACATGGggtctgccatgttgcaccgccatgtttctacagtagcctagaaaggacaaaccaaactctggATCATGATAGAGCCATTCACTTTTGTATGTCGGCCTCCACAGTCAACAGCCTATTTGTGAAGAGCCAAACACCTTCAGACAAACAGTGATTTTTAACGTGGAATTGCTCTAgttagtgtttttactgttttaatcaTCTggtccatttttgttttgttttgttttttttttgtagcagaGGAGGCTTTTCTGCATAATTCAGCTCTCGGTAAAACCTCCAGATCAATGAACACTGAAGCCGTTCTAACTAGGAGATCACGCTTGGCAACgtgagaagtttcagctggtttcagttggtaatcctcactgctagatacCACcgcagactgtatataaagattgACAATGCACTTCCGCTTATCCCCACTATGCATAAATGAAGTTATAATATCAGGGATACAGGTGCTGCCATCTTGCGTTAGTGAAGTCACTTGGAGCCGCGCAGTAGCGATATCTGCTGggagttcctgccaaaacacccgtccgaccaaACACGAGTagctccattgaatgcaagtgcatggattggcacacacagttgtcaatcatggcagaaaatcccctttttgtagaattaaattaaactcattaaaaccaaacttatcataaataCGATCACTTGATTAAACAACAAGGTGATGAGatctaccttcagtgacagaaaaccatctttgggaaaatgtatttggcgtgtacttgttaatttttattttggcatatgTCCTATTCCTTAACACGgactttatgacctatactgcagacacacaccagGGAGCTATCAAGTatgaaaagttacattttgggAGAACTGTCATGTCagccatctttatatacagtctatggatgACACTAAATCCAACATACCTTAAATCCCACGtttaacaaaaaaggacaaTACTGTCAGTTCACAGTGACCATTTTATAATCCCAAAAAGAACCTGAAAACTAACtttataatgtatttataataactTTAATTGTCTGTATTCCAACTAAGATCTGCACAGTTTCAGGGTTCAGGTGATGGATTTGACCGCAGTGTCAGGAGGAGGTAATTTACTGAGGTAGCGACAGTTTGTCGGGCCGGCGCCTGAGTTGCTGGTCTCCATCGAGCTGCGGAGAACGCTACGCCGCCAGCGGTGTAAGCTATGAAACTTGGGACCCCAGCAGCTTTGGAACAAAGTGAAGATTTTCCTCAGAACAGCTTTCCTCAGCAGGATGTAGACCCAGGGGTCCAGGATCTGGTTCCATGTGGCCATACGGACCACCATCAGGAGACTGAAGGAGGCAGGCTCTCTGCTGGCTCTAATGCTCAGCATGAGGACACGGATCTGGTGCAATGGTCAAAGAATAGACAGTTAATGAAAAGCTTCAACaactgttaaataaataatacatcaaTACACAAATAAGGGATGAACtgcattatttaatttaattaatgtcCTCTAATTTACTTTGAAACTTTTTGACTGATTGAAACATCAGAGTTCATGGCTCTCAGTGTTTTCCTAAGATAAGCAAATGCTTTACTGGAGTAATAAGTTAGATTAATTATTACAGAAAAGAGTGTGAGAGCTGGTAATTATATTTCTAACTCATCTTTTGAAGACAGATGGTGAAGAATGAAAGGGATGGAaagattgaaaatgaaaaacagcagtgtaaaaccttaaaaaccaGCTTTTTTGCACAATCTTTTCATCACACATCACAGATAATAAAACCTTCCAGGTTTGTCTCATTTCAAACCCCATTTCACTGTCTCTGTCACTTTGTACTTACCAGTGTTCAAAATCTATCAGACACAGAGGCAAACAGGAGATGTGGTTTGAAGATCAGAAAAATGATTGTATGTGGGAATGtgaacaaaatgaaactgaGATCAATTAAAAGAACAGTGCTTAGGATTTAGTGGCAACTAACTGTGAgtgttgcagattgcaaccaactgaaacttcctCACTGTGCTAAGTGTTAACTCGAAATGGTTAGAAATCCTTTTGTGTACATTATTTCTGAGGTTTTTTACAAGGAGCAGAAATTTCAACAGAGGTTTCtacctctccaaaacaaagcaacacagACAGTTTCATATCACAAATCCACATTTATCCAAAGTTGCTGCAGATGGAtcgctagcccagcacctgtctgtttgttttagtgtaGTCCCTGTGGAGGAAGCCTGtggggggagggaggaaggTTCTGGGTTAGGAAACCACAATactcaataaaacaataaaaaaaatgcatttttaataactgtCAGTTCAAGTACATCACCATCCACCAttttcttcaataaaaaaagatccagttattcaggaggtttttaccaggaatcgaattatcagcagaggtctcttcctccaaaacaaacaatgatttaaactggtaaaaacactgaatgaagcagtttcacggTAATAAACCTGTGTTTTCCAGTGCTGCTTGCAGGAAAATCTGCTTATTTGTTGGGCGAGGCAAAAacgcaaaaatgtgaatgtccCTATCTAGAGTCATCGTTTGGTTTTTCCATTCTGCGCCGCTGTAGAAACATAGTAGTGCAACATGGTGGACGCCTTCGataaggacctgctccctatgtagatataagtGGCTCATTGTATGGACCACTGGACCTTAAATacataaacttaaaataaaaagaagttacAACATATTGTCATGGTTTTAGTTCGGAGGGAATCTGCAACTCGAAAGGGTTAAAGGTCTACTGAGGAGAAATCCTTACCAGCAGTGGGCCCCAGCACACGCAGGACACCAACATGATGGCCAGCAGCTGGCAGATCATCTCTATGTGGTAGGACGTTCCTCTGCAGTGATGTTTACTGCGCAGTCTGGCCTGCAGCAGAGCACAACTTGTCAGTGCATTGCACACAATGGAGAGCAGCAAGGCCAGCAGCCCCAGCATGGAGAAAAGCAGAGGCAGGAGCACATCCAACCAGTCTTTGGGTTCCTCCATGTGGAAGAAGCACCAGCTCCTGGAGCTCTGAACCTTATAGGGCCTCCACAGCAGCACCGGCAGCACAGCCACCAGGGCAGCGAGCAGCCACGTGAGTCCCAGCAGCCTTTTCATGTGACGAGAGTCTAAAGCTGTGGAGTGAAAGATAGGTCTGGTGACTCCAATGCAGCGCTCTACCGCCATGGCGCTTCCCAGGAACAAGGGGctaaggccaaaaaacaccatgcaCGCTCCGAAGATACTGCACACGATGCGGTGAGGGTCAAATGTCTCCCATTGCTTTTGGAAGCTGTAGACAAAAAGCACCAGGGAGCCGTTGACGAGATGTCCTAGCAGGTCTGTGACCACCAGGCTGCTGGCAAACAGCAGGAAGGACGCCTTGTACTTGATCCGGATGCGGTTGTAGGATTTTACAAGGATGAAGAGGGCGAGGCTGTTGGAGAAGATGCCCATGGTCATGGAGATAACGGAGGCGGTGACGGACAGTTCCTTCTGGCTGCACGTGTTATTGCTGGGTCTCAACTCTGACCTGCAGCCTGTCTCTGAGCTCCCATTGGTTGACATGGTGGAAGAGAAATCTAAAGCAGAGGATATAAGGCAACATATTTGGAATCaaacaaggctaaaaaaaatgtcttgttatTAATTTAGTCTGCTGAGAAATCATTTCAGCAATAACAACTCAGATTCATTGGATTGGAACAGATGTTTAGATTTATAAATAAGGGTTAACAACATTTTGCTATACAGCTCATATGCAGCTTTAGGTGTGATAATGCATGGGTGCGGTGACGTTACGTTCGTGTGTCctgtgataaaataaaactaaaaatgtcaatatgaaaaaatatcctGTGTTCTCATAAAGCAGGGACTTTTGTTAAACCTgtaaaacttgagcaaaatggcccaaaaataagacatggcccaaaaataagcaagaaattagtccaaaaaaagtattgccacaaaaatgacccaataataagacaaataaataaataaataatttaaaaactatGAGAAAATCACAcgcaaaatcctaaaaaatattgaaaaaacatgtaatacttttttttacagtaacatgattttaaatgtatgtgtaaaataattatacatgtaGTTTTCTGATCATTTGTCCCTATAATTTCctagcataaaaaaacaaaacaaatatagactaattttcaggtaattttctgggcACCTCTTAATGATTTCcagcagtttgcaggacatttcttgccaaggtagtatttgcctttttcctcatgtttttgaggaaaatcaaaccaatggACTTAGGTTTCCAGGGTTaaaaagctttggaaaaaggtgtcaacacaagaaaactgatgtcgatccaggtttcagggggttaaTGATTAAACTCCTTCACAGTTCCTTACCTCAGCT
Proteins encoded in this region:
- the ptgfr gene encoding prostaglandin F2-alpha receptor; translated protein: MSTNGSSETGCRSELRPSNNTCSQKELSVTASVISMTMGIFSNSLALFILVKSYNRIRIKYKASFLLFASSLVVTDLLGHLVNGSLVLFVYSFQKQWETFDPHRIVCSIFGACMVFFGLSPLFLGSAMAVERCIGVTRPIFHSTALDSRHMKRLLGLTWLLAALVAVLPVLLWRPYKVQSSRSWCFFHMEEPKDWLDVLLPLLFSMLGLLALLLSIVCNALTSCALLQARLRSKHHCRGTSYHIEMICQLLAIMLVSCVCWGPLLIRVLMLSIRASREPASFSLLMVVRMATWNQILDPWVYILLRKAVLRKIFTLFQSCWGPKFHSLHRWRRSVLRSSMETSNSGAGPTNCRYLSKLPPPDTAVKSIT